The following proteins come from a genomic window of Miscanthus floridulus cultivar M001 chromosome 2, ASM1932011v1, whole genome shotgun sequence:
- the LOC136522911 gene encoding WD40 repeat-containing protein HOS15-like, which yields MVKEGPQALTGTELNAAVYRYLQESGFVHTAFNFFYEAGIGKGNIQGMIPQGTLIRIVQKGLQYIELEANSEIGSDDEHHFFESLDLMTNDLDELMKKITSSGTHSSVENDKEQKIDSVETDKAQKIDSAETTTTYRKQPMRKTKAAQNSKPDEIATMRKAEPVKRAKAQNINSAETLQKTGSVETTTGLGCHLSWIGRKPRLRKRKH from the exons ATGGTGAAAGAAGGGCCTCAGGCCCTCACAGGAACTGAGTTGAATGCTGCCGTGTACAGATACCTCCAGGAATCAG GATTTGTGCATACAGCATTCAATTTCTTCTATGAGGCAGGCATTGGAAAAGGCAACATCCAGGGAATGATCCCACAAGGTACCTTGATCAGAATCGTGCAGAAAGGTCTTCAGTACATTGAACTTGAAGCAAAT TCTGAGATTGGTAGCGATGACGAGCACCACTTCTTTGAATCTCTGGACCTAATGACTAATGATTTAGATGAGCTGATGAAGAAAATTACCAGCAGTGGGACGCACAGTTCTGTCGAAAACGACAAAGAGCAGAAGATCGATTCAGTTGAGACTGACAAAGCGCAGAAGATTGATTCTGCTGAGACTACCACAACTTATAGGAAGCAGCCTATGCGGAAAACAAAGGCTGCACAGAACAGCAAACCTGATGAGATTGCTACAATGCGTAAAGCTGAGCCAGTGAAGCGTGCGAAGGCACAGAACATCAATTCTGCTGAGACTCTGCAAAAGACCGGTTCTGTTGAGACTACCACAGGATTGGGGTGCCATCTTTCGTGGATAGGGAGGAAACCTAGACTCAGAAAACGAAAGCATTGA